Within Pseudomonas brassicacearum, the genomic segment GGTAGTGAGGGCGCAGATGTACAGCTAAATTCAAGTGGCGAGGGGATTTATCCCCGCTGGGCTGCGAAGCAGCCCTAAAAACAGGCAACCCGTTATCTCAGGCTGATCGAGTCGATCGGTTTGGGGTCGCTTCGCAACCCAGCGGGGATAAATCCCCTCGCCACAGGCTAGTCGAACTGGGCGCGCATCCAGGCGTGGTATTGCGCCACGCCGGCCTCGCCTTCACGGGGTGCCCAGTGGGCCAGTTCGCCCTCGCCCACGGGCCGGTAGGGGCCAGCCTTGCATTCAAACATCAGGCTGTCGGCTTCCAGCACCACCAATCCGTGATACACGCCGGCCGGCAGGTCGACGCCGAGGCAGTCGCCACCGGCCTGCAGGATGCGCTTGTTAACCACCGCACCGGCTTCATCGAAGATCAACACCCCCAACCGGCCCTTGAGCACCAGCAAGGTTTCCGCCTTGTCGGCGCTCAGGTGGCGGTGCGGCGGGATGTAGGTCGAAGGCTGCAGGCCCACCGCCATGCGGTGGCACGGCTCATCCATCTCGTGGAAGTTATGGTGCTGCCGCCCACGAGGACTGGCCGCAGCTTTTTCGGCCAAGTCATCGAACAGTGCATGATCCAGAAAGCTTGGCCGAGTCATCGATTACATTCCCTTGACGGCGAAAATGCCATTGGCGTTGCGCCAGTAACCTTTGTAGTCCATGCCGTAGCCGAAGATGTAACGGTCGATGCACGGCAGGCCGACGAAATCGGCTTTCAAGTCAGGGCGAGCCTTGCGGTCGTGGTCTTTGTCGATCAACACGGCGGTGTGCACGGCGCGGGCACCGGCGTGTTTGCAGAAGTCGATGATCGCGCCCAGGGTGTGACCTTCGTCGAGGATATCGTCGATGATCAGCACGTCGCGGTCGAT encodes:
- a CDS encoding WbuC family cupin fold metalloprotein; its protein translation is MTRPSFLDHALFDDLAEKAAASPRGRQHHNFHEMDEPCHRMAVGLQPSTYIPPHRHLSADKAETLLVLKGRLGVLIFDEAGAVVNKRILQAGGDCLGVDLPAGVYHGLVVLEADSLMFECKAGPYRPVGEGELAHWAPREGEAGVAQYHAWMRAQFD